The Streptomyces pactum genome contains a region encoding:
- the ftsQ gene encoding cell division protein FtsQ, with amino-acid sequence MAGPTTAERGERQQESSGPPRAWRFGPPRLRTIIIYAVALVLVAGGAVWLLYGSNWTRVERVSVSGTRVLTPAQVREAADVPVGDPLISVDTEALEARLRRELPRIDEVAAERSWPHGIGLKVTERTPVLLVQKGGKFVEVDDEGVRFATVSRAPEGVPTLELAPARSGSAAASLRRFDDDRLVREAVRVAGRLPDAVARDTRIVKVRSYDDISLELSGDRTVAWGSGEQGVRKARALTALMKATPDARHFDVSVPTAPASSRS; translated from the coding sequence GTGGCCGGACCGACCACCGCCGAGCGCGGTGAACGCCAGCAGGAGTCGTCCGGCCCGCCCCGTGCGTGGCGGTTCGGCCCGCCCCGCCTTCGTACGATCATCATTTATGCCGTCGCTCTCGTGCTCGTCGCGGGGGGTGCCGTCTGGCTGCTGTACGGCTCCAACTGGACGCGTGTGGAACGTGTGTCGGTCTCGGGAACGCGTGTCCTGACGCCCGCGCAGGTGCGCGAGGCCGCCGACGTGCCCGTCGGCGACCCGCTGATCTCCGTGGACACCGAGGCGCTCGAGGCGCGGCTGCGCCGGGAATTGCCCCGGATCGACGAGGTCGCCGCGGAGCGTTCCTGGCCGCACGGAATCGGGCTGAAAGTGACGGAACGTACTCCGGTTCTACTTGTGCAAAAGGGCGGAAAGTTCGTGGAAGTGGACGATGAAGGCGTCCGTTTCGCCACGGTTTCCCGGGCCCCCGAAGGCGTTCCCACGCTGGAATTGGCACCGGCCCGATCCGGATCCGCGGCGGCGAGTCTGCGCCGCTTCGACGACGACCGCCTGGTGCGGGAGGCGGTGCGGGTGGCCGGCCGTCTTCCGGACGCGGTCGCCCGGGACACACGGATCGTCAAGGTCCGTTCCTACGACGACATCTCGCTCGAGTTGAGCGGTGACCGGACCGTGGCGTGGGGGAGCGGTGAGCAGGGTGTGCGGAAAGCGCGCGCACTCACCGCGCTGATGAAAGCGACACCCGACGCGCGGCACTTCGACGTGAGTGTCCCCACCGCCCCCGCGTCATCGAGGAGTTGA
- the pgeF gene encoding peptidoglycan editing factor PgeF, which translates to MIGQRDTVNGAHFGFTDRWGGVSAVPYEELNLGGAVGDDPGAVTANRELAAKSLGVDPARVVWMNQVHGADVAVVDEPWGDRPVPRVDAIATAERGLALAVLTADCVPVLLADPVAGVAAAAHAGRPGLVAGVVPAAVRAMTQLGADPARIVARTGPAVCGRCYEMPEEMRAEVAAVEPAAYAVTSWGTPAVDVGAGVHAQLERLGVCDRAQSPVCTRESKDHFSYRRDRTTGRLAGYVWLD; encoded by the coding sequence GTGATAGGACAGCGCGACACCGTGAACGGCGCGCACTTCGGCTTCACCGACCGGTGGGGCGGAGTGAGCGCCGTTCCGTACGAGGAGCTCAACCTCGGCGGCGCGGTCGGTGACGACCCCGGCGCCGTGACGGCCAACCGGGAGCTGGCGGCCAAGTCGCTGGGCGTCGACCCGGCCCGGGTGGTCTGGATGAACCAGGTGCACGGGGCCGACGTCGCCGTGGTCGACGAGCCCTGGGGGGACCGCCCGGTCCCGCGGGTCGACGCGATCGCCACCGCCGAACGCGGTCTCGCCCTCGCCGTCCTCACCGCCGACTGCGTGCCCGTCCTGCTCGCCGACCCCGTCGCCGGCGTCGCCGCCGCGGCCCACGCGGGACGGCCCGGCCTGGTCGCCGGGGTCGTCCCCGCCGCCGTACGGGCCATGACCCAACTCGGCGCGGACCCCGCCCGGATCGTCGCCCGGACCGGTCCCGCCGTGTGCGGCCGGTGCTATGAAATGCCCGAGGAGATGCGCGCCGAGGTGGCCGCCGTCGAACCGGCGGCGTACGCCGTGACGAGCTGGGGCACACCGGCGGTCGACGTGGGCGCCGGCGTGCACGCGCAGCTCGAACGTCTCGGGGTGTGCGACCGGGCGCAGTCGCCGGTGTGCACCCGGGAGTCGAAGGACCACTTCTCGTACCGACGGGACCGCACCACCGGGCGGCTCGCGGGCTATGTCTGGCTGGACTGA
- a CDS encoding YggS family pyridoxal phosphate-dependent enzyme, with amino-acid sequence MTDRKQELAANLAKVEERIAAACEAAGRRRDEVTLIVVTKTYPADDVRVLSELGVRHVAENRDQDAAPKAAACSDLPLSWHFVGQLQTNKVRSVVGYADVVQSVDRARLVAALSKEAVRVGREVGCLLQVALDAGESARGERGGVSPAGIEELADLVARSEGLRLDGLMTVAPLTGEYAGRPQAAFEHLMDLSTCVRRAHPAANMVSAGMSADLEQAVAAGATHVRVGTAVLGVRPRLG; translated from the coding sequence ATGACGGACCGTAAGCAGGAACTCGCCGCGAATCTGGCGAAAGTGGAAGAGCGCATCGCCGCCGCGTGCGAGGCCGCCGGCCGTCGGCGCGACGAGGTGACCCTGATCGTGGTCACCAAGACCTACCCGGCGGACGATGTGCGCGTTCTCTCCGAACTCGGTGTGCGCCACGTTGCCGAGAACCGCGACCAGGACGCGGCGCCGAAGGCCGCCGCGTGCTCGGATCTGCCGCTTTCGTGGCATTTCGTCGGTCAGTTGCAGACCAACAAGGTGCGGTCCGTGGTCGGTTACGCGGACGTCGTGCAGTCCGTCGACCGGGCCAGGCTCGTCGCGGCTCTGTCGAAGGAGGCCGTGCGGGTCGGGCGCGAGGTGGGCTGCCTCCTCCAGGTCGCGCTCGACGCGGGGGAGAGCGCACGCGGTGAGCGCGGTGGCGTCTCGCCCGCGGGAATCGAAGAGTTGGCCGACCTGGTCGCCCGGTCCGAGGGGTTGCGGCTCGACGGACTGATGACCGTGGCTCCGCTCACCGGCGAGTACGCGGGGCGCCCACAGGCGGCGTTCGAGCACCTCATGGATTTGTCGACCTGCGTGCGCCGCGCCCATCCGGCTGCGAACATGGTCTCCGCAGGCATGAGTGCGGACCTCGAACAGGCCGTGGCCGCCGGAGCGACACATGTGCGCGTCGGTACTGCGGTACTCGGAGTCCGACCCAGGCTCGGGTAA
- a CDS encoding cell division protein SepF — protein sequence MAGAMRKMAVYLGLVEDDGYDGRGFDPDDDFEPELDPEPERDHRRHEPAHQSHGSHQSLRDEEVRVVQPPAQREPVPRSASLAAESGRPARIAPVASITQERASLEKSAPVIMPKVVSEREPYRITTLHPRTYNEARTIGEHFREGTPVIMNLTEMDDTDAKRLVDFAAGLVFGLHGSIERVTQKVFLLSPANVDVTAEDKARIAEGGFFNQS from the coding sequence ATGGCCGGCGCGATGCGCAAGATGGCGGTCTACCTCGGCCTCGTGGAGGACGATGGGTACGACGGCCGGGGGTTCGACCCCGATGACGACTTCGAACCGGAACTGGACCCGGAGCCCGAGCGGGACCACCGGCGGCACGAACCGGCACATCAGTCGCATGGTTCACATCAGTCCCTAAGGGACGAAGAGGTACGAGTCGTACAACCGCCCGCGCAGCGCGAGCCGGTGCCCCGTTCCGCTTCGCTCGCGGCGGAATCGGGTCGTCCGGCGCGTATCGCGCCCGTGGCATCCATCACACAAGAACGCGCAAGCCTGGAAAAGAGCGCACCGGTCATCATGCCCAAGGTCGTGTCCGAACGAGAGCCCTACCGGATCACCACGCTTCACCCCCGGACCTACAACGAGGCCCGTACCATCGGGGAACACTTCCGTGAGGGCACGCCGGTGATCATGAATCTCACTGAGATGGATGACACAGACGCGAAGCGACTTGTCGACTTTGCGGCCGGTTTGGTGTTTGGTCTTCACGGCAGTATCGAGCGGGTGACGCAGAAGGTGTTCCTGCTGTCTCCTGCTAACGTCGATGTCACGGCGGAGGACAAGGCCCGCATCGCAGAGGGCGGGTTCTTCAACCAGAGCTGA
- a CDS encoding YggT family protein: MSVVLDVVYIALMCFLIVLIFRLVMDYVFQFARSWQPGKAMVVVLEATYTVTDPPLKLLRRFIPPLRLGGVALDLSFFVLMIIVYILISIVSRL; the protein is encoded by the coding sequence ATGAGCGTGGTTCTGGATGTCGTCTACATCGCGCTGATGTGCTTCCTCATCGTGCTCATCTTCCGGTTGGTCATGGACTACGTCTTCCAGTTCGCCCGCTCGTGGCAACCCGGCAAGGCGATGGTGGTCGTTCTGGAGGCCACCTACACTGTCACCGATCCACCGTTGAAGCTTCTGCGGCGGTTCATTCCGCCGCTGCGTCTCGGGGGCGTGGCGCTCGACCTGTCCTTCTTCGTGCTGATGATCATCGTCTACATCCTGATCTCGATCGTGAGCCGGCTGTGA
- the ftsZ gene encoding cell division protein FtsZ produces MAAPQNYLAVIKVIGVGGGGVNAINRMIEVGLKGVEFIAINTDAQALLMSDADVKLDVGRELTRGLGAGANPAVGRKAAEDHREEIEEVLKGADMVFVTAGEGGGTGTGGAPVVANIARSLGALTIGVVTRPFTFEGRRRANQAEDGIAELREEVDTLIVIPNDRLLSISDRQVSVLDAFKSADQVLLSGVQGITDLITTPGLINLDFADVKSVMSEAGSALMGIGSARGDDRAVAAAEMAISSPLLEASIDGARGVLLSISGGSDLGLFEINEAAQLVSEAAHPEANIIFGAVIDDALGDEVRVTVIAAGFDGGQPPSKQRDNVLGASSSAKREEPTPVRQAESRPSFGSLGSVKPKEEPEPAPAPEPVSDLPPVSPPPVPPSRTYSDSAAEELDVPDFLK; encoded by the coding sequence GTGGCAGCACCGCAGAACTACCTCGCAGTCATCAAAGTCATCGGTGTCGGCGGCGGTGGTGTCAATGCCATCAACCGGATGATCGAGGTCGGTCTCAAGGGCGTCGAGTTCATCGCCATCAACACCGACGCGCAAGCTCTGTTGATGAGCGACGCCGACGTCAAGCTCGACGTCGGCCGCGAACTCACCCGCGGACTCGGCGCCGGAGCCAACCCGGCCGTCGGCCGCAAGGCCGCCGAGGACCACCGCGAGGAGATCGAGGAGGTCCTCAAGGGGGCCGACATGGTCTTCGTGACAGCCGGAGAAGGCGGCGGCACCGGCACCGGCGGCGCGCCCGTCGTGGCCAACATCGCCCGCTCGCTGGGCGCCCTCACCATCGGCGTGGTCACCCGCCCGTTCACCTTCGAGGGGCGGCGCCGCGCCAACCAGGCCGAGGACGGCATCGCCGAGCTCCGCGAAGAGGTCGACACCCTCATCGTCATCCCCAACGACCGGCTCCTGTCCATCTCGGACCGCCAGGTCAGCGTGCTCGACGCGTTCAAGTCCGCCGACCAGGTGCTGCTGTCCGGTGTGCAGGGCATCACCGACCTCATCACCACCCCGGGCCTGATCAACCTGGACTTCGCCGACGTGAAGTCGGTCATGTCCGAGGCCGGTTCGGCCCTCATGGGCATCGGTTCGGCCCGCGGAGACGACCGAGCGGTGGCCGCGGCCGAGATGGCGATCTCCTCGCCGCTGCTCGAGGCGTCCATCGACGGCGCCCGGGGCGTGCTGCTCTCCATCTCCGGCGGCTCCGACCTCGGCCTGTTCGAGATCAACGAGGCCGCGCAGCTAGTCAGCGAGGCCGCCCACCCCGAGGCCAACATCATCTTCGGCGCGGTCATCGACGACGCCCTGGGCGACGAGGTCCGGGTCACCGTGATCGCGGCCGGCTTCGACGGGGGCCAGCCGCCGTCCAAGCAGCGGGACAACGTCCTCGGCGCCTCCTCCTCGGCCAAGCGAGAGGAGCCGACTCCGGTACGGCAGGCCGAGAGCCGTCCGTCCTTCGGCTCGCTCGGCAGCGTCAAGCCGAAGGAGGAGCCGGAGCCGGCCCCCGCACCGGAGCCGGTGAGCGACCTGCCGCCGGTCTCCCCGCCGCCGGTCCCGCCGTCGCGGACCTACTCGGACAGCGCGGCCGAGGAACTGGACGTGCCGGACTTCCTGAAGTGA
- the murG gene encoding undecaprenyldiphospho-muramoylpentapeptide beta-N-acetylglucosaminyltransferase translates to MHVVLAGGGTAGHIEPALALADALRRQDPAVGITALGTERGLETRLVPERGYELALIPAVPLPRKPTPELITVPGRLRGTIKAAEQILERTKADAVAGFGGYVALPAYLAAKRLGVPIVVHEANARPGLANKIGSRYAAQVAVSTPDSKLRNSRYIGIPLRRSIATLDRAAARPEARAMFGLDPNLPTLLVTGGSQGARRLNEVVQQVAPWLQQAGIQILHAVGPKNELPQVHQMPGMPPYIPVSYLDRMDLAYAAADMMLCRAGAMTVAELSAVGLPAAYVPLPIGNGEQRLNAQPVVKAGGGLLVDDAELTPEWLQHNVLPVLADPHKLYEMSRAAAEFGRRDADDLLVGMVYEAIAARAHR, encoded by the coding sequence GTGCATGTCGTACTCGCCGGCGGAGGAACCGCGGGCCACATCGAGCCCGCGCTCGCCCTCGCGGACGCCCTGCGCAGGCAGGATCCGGCTGTGGGGATCACGGCCCTGGGCACGGAACGCGGTCTCGAGACCCGCCTCGTACCCGAGCGCGGGTACGAACTGGCGCTGATCCCGGCCGTACCGCTGCCGCGCAAGCCCACCCCCGAGCTGATCACCGTGCCGGGCCGGCTGCGCGGCACCATCAAGGCGGCCGAGCAGATCCTGGAGCGCACCAAGGCCGACGCCGTGGCCGGCTTCGGCGGCTACGTCGCCCTGCCCGCCTACCTCGCGGCCAAGCGGCTCGGCGTGCCGATCGTCGTCCACGAGGCCAACGCCCGCCCCGGCCTGGCCAACAAGATCGGCTCGCGGTACGCCGCGCAGGTCGCCGTCTCCACCCCCGACAGCAAGCTGCGCAACTCCCGCTACATCGGCATCCCGCTGCGCCGCTCCATCGCCACCCTGGACCGGGCCGCCGCCCGCCCCGAGGCCCGCGCGATGTTCGGGCTCGACCCCAACCTGCCCACGCTGCTGGTCACCGGTGGCTCGCAGGGCGCCCGCCGCCTCAACGAGGTGGTCCAGCAGGTCGCGCCCTGGCTCCAGCAGGCCGGCATCCAGATCCTGCACGCGGTCGGCCCCAAGAACGAACTGCCGCAGGTGCACCAGATGCCGGGGATGCCCCCGTACATCCCGGTAAGTTACCTGGACCGGATGGACCTCGCGTACGCCGCGGCCGACATGATGCTCTGCCGCGCGGGCGCGATGACGGTCGCCGAACTCTCCGCCGTCGGGCTCCCGGCCGCCTACGTACCGCTGCCCATCGGCAACGGCGAACAGCGGCTCAACGCCCAGCCGGTGGTCAAGGCTGGCGGCGGACTGCTGGTCGACGACGCGGAACTGACGCCCGAGTGGCTCCAGCACAACGTTCTGCCCGTGCTGGCCGACCCGCACAAGCTGTACGAGATGTCCCGCGCCGCCGCGGAGTTCGGCCGGCGGGACGCCGACGACCTGCTCGTCGGCATGGTGTACGAGGCGATCGCCGCCCGTGCGCACCGCTAG